One Microbacterium keratanolyticum DNA window includes the following coding sequences:
- a CDS encoding ABC transporter permease, whose translation MSMQRVMTIVRLELTQRLRSVAWYVLLGVFAVVLIGVTALSLMIFSGVDEPGAGVYSVVVNIVLLLVVLISPTLSGNAINGDRENATLAAVQVTRATTGEIVFGKLLAAVVTGSAFLVVAIPFLIFAMLTGGVSPLTGFVSVLVLLAEIVVVAAIGVGFSGVLARGLFSVAATYLVVAAFVLGTLIVFGLGGAALRSEVTSQSRPYTESGPDCERWETYTHEVPRFDRVWWVLAANPFVVLADATPVEFSRDGYPVDLFGQIKLGVRAAQQAPELETRWDDCETGWRVDQNWETPQEIIEGSAPSWFVGLALQGVVAGLLMFGAVRRTDTPAKRLPPGTRIA comes from the coding sequence ATGAGCATGCAGCGCGTGATGACGATCGTCCGACTGGAGCTGACGCAGCGTCTGCGGAGCGTGGCGTGGTACGTGCTGCTCGGCGTCTTCGCGGTGGTGCTGATCGGGGTCACCGCGTTGTCCCTGATGATCTTCTCCGGGGTGGACGAGCCGGGTGCCGGCGTCTACTCGGTCGTCGTCAACATCGTGCTGCTTCTGGTGGTTCTGATCTCGCCGACGCTCAGCGGCAACGCCATCAACGGCGACCGGGAGAACGCGACTCTCGCCGCCGTGCAGGTCACGAGGGCCACGACCGGTGAGATCGTCTTCGGCAAGCTGCTGGCAGCGGTCGTCACGGGCTCGGCGTTCCTCGTCGTGGCGATCCCGTTCCTGATCTTCGCCATGCTCACCGGCGGAGTCTCACCGCTGACCGGCTTCGTCTCCGTGCTGGTGCTGCTGGCCGAGATCGTCGTTGTCGCGGCGATCGGCGTGGGATTCAGCGGCGTGCTCGCACGTGGCTTGTTCTCCGTCGCGGCGACCTACCTCGTCGTCGCCGCCTTCGTGCTCGGCACGCTCATCGTGTTCGGCCTCGGAGGTGCGGCTCTCCGTTCTGAGGTCACGTCGCAGTCGCGACCGTACACGGAGAGCGGCCCCGATTGCGAGCGCTGGGAGACGTACACGCATGAGGTGCCCCGCTTCGATCGGGTGTGGTGGGTGCTCGCTGCGAACCCGTTCGTCGTGCTGGCAGACGCGACGCCCGTGGAGTTCTCTCGTGACGGCTATCCGGTCGACCTGTTCGGCCAGATCAAGCTCGGCGTGCGCGCAGCGCAGCAGGCGCCCGAGTTGGAAACGCGATGGGATGACTGCGAAACAGGCTGGCGCGTCGATCAGAACTGGGAGACGCCCCAGGAGATCATCGAGGGCAGCGCTCCGAGCTGGTTCGTCGGACTCGCCCTGCAGGGTGTCGTGGCGGGGCTGCTGATGTTCGGGGCCGTGCGGCGGACCGACACCCCCGCGAAGCGACTCCCGCCGGGGACGCGCATCGCCTGA
- a CDS encoding YccF domain-containing protein: protein MRTILNIIWLILAGFVLFLGYALAGILLCIPIITIPWAIASFRIAGYAIWPFGRQIVSKPTAGVGSFLGNVIWVILAGWWLAIGHIISGIALCITIIGIPMGIADFKMVPISLMPLGKEIVSTRTGAFAR, encoded by the coding sequence ATGCGCACCATCCTGAACATCATCTGGCTCATCCTCGCCGGCTTCGTGCTGTTCCTCGGATACGCGCTCGCAGGCATCCTGCTGTGCATCCCGATCATCACGATCCCCTGGGCGATCGCCTCGTTCCGGATCGCGGGGTACGCCATCTGGCCCTTCGGACGTCAGATCGTGTCCAAGCCCACGGCGGGTGTGGGCTCGTTCCTCGGTAACGTCATCTGGGTGATCCTCGCCGGGTGGTGGCTCGCCATCGGGCACATCATCTCGGGCATCGCCCTGTGCATCACGATCATCGGCATCCCGATGGGCATCGCCGACTTCAAGATGGTGCCGATCTCGCTCATGCCCCTGGGCAAAGAGATCGTGTCGACGCGCACGGGCGCATTCGCGCGCTAG
- a CDS encoding ATP-dependent helicase gives MTDNVLLVPPAGEPTPDADLLAGLNPQQLEAVTHRGQALLIVAGAGSGKTSVLTRRIALLLRRREAWPSQILAITFTNKAAGEMRERVGQLVGDASRGMWISTFHSACVRILRNEAQQFGFTKAFTIYDSGDSRALIKRLVKEFQADSYGFTPAAVQSKISKHKNELLDAEGFARQANLADPAERVFSEVFQAYQRELQKANAFDFDDLIGQTVFLFRAFPHIADVYRRRFRHILVDEYQDTNHAQYALIHELTRPVAGNAEPYSAGGMMIFEPESAPELDGASLTVVGDSDQSIYAFRGADIRNISEFERDFPGAKVVLLEQNYRSSQNILTAANAVISNNFDRKEKKLWSDRGDGDKIIGFTGYSQHDEAQFVADEIEAIHRAGTPYSEMAVFYRTNSQSRALEEIFIRSAVPYKIMGGTKFYERAEIKDALAYLVAVANPADSMALRRILNKPRRGIGDVTETAIARFADDQGITFREALSRPAELGVGPKLQAAIAQLDETLTAASVLMLPPSGELAPPTAVAEGLTLLLTQSGYFESLRASRDPQDEARLENLDELVAVAREFARNNPEGTVIDFLTEVALVSDADDLDDSSGSVSLMTMHTAKGLEYDAVFVTGVEEDLIPHRISAGEPGGPQEERRLFYVGITRARKRLHLSLAMTRAQFGEISAAMPSRFLQEIPAHIIDWRQSPGDVNSRGGTQSRALNGRRPGGGYGGSGGGFGGSGSDRFAPRELPKSSLKPLSTSMDRFPNRVPAKVRDNGDLELAAGDRIRHDDFGEGRVDAVTGEGAKRIAHVRFDTAGLKKLLIKIAPIQKL, from the coding sequence ATGACTGACAACGTTCTCCTCGTGCCCCCGGCGGGCGAGCCCACGCCCGACGCAGACCTTCTCGCGGGGCTCAATCCGCAGCAGCTCGAGGCGGTGACCCACCGCGGCCAGGCGCTGCTGATCGTCGCCGGTGCCGGCTCTGGCAAGACGAGCGTGCTCACGCGGCGCATCGCCCTTCTGCTGCGCAGACGTGAAGCATGGCCGAGTCAGATCCTCGCGATCACCTTCACGAACAAGGCGGCGGGCGAGATGCGCGAGCGCGTCGGCCAGCTCGTCGGCGACGCGTCCCGAGGAATGTGGATCTCCACGTTCCACTCCGCGTGCGTGCGCATCCTCCGCAACGAGGCACAGCAGTTCGGCTTCACCAAGGCCTTCACGATCTACGACTCCGGTGACTCCCGTGCGCTCATCAAGCGCCTCGTCAAAGAGTTCCAGGCAGACTCGTACGGCTTCACGCCGGCGGCGGTGCAGTCGAAGATCTCCAAGCACAAGAACGAGCTGCTGGATGCCGAGGGCTTCGCTCGTCAGGCGAACCTCGCCGATCCCGCGGAACGTGTGTTCTCTGAGGTCTTCCAGGCGTATCAGCGTGAGCTGCAGAAGGCCAACGCGTTCGACTTCGACGACCTCATCGGGCAGACCGTCTTCCTCTTCCGCGCGTTCCCGCATATCGCCGACGTCTACCGTCGCCGGTTCCGTCACATCCTTGTCGACGAGTACCAAGACACCAACCACGCCCAGTACGCGCTGATCCACGAACTCACCCGCCCCGTCGCGGGCAATGCCGAGCCGTATTCCGCCGGCGGCATGATGATCTTCGAGCCCGAGTCCGCCCCGGAACTTGATGGGGCATCGCTCACCGTCGTGGGTGACTCCGACCAGTCGATCTATGCGTTCCGTGGTGCGGACATCCGCAACATCAGCGAGTTCGAACGCGATTTCCCTGGCGCCAAGGTCGTGCTGCTCGAGCAGAACTACCGTTCTTCGCAGAACATCCTCACCGCGGCCAACGCCGTCATCAGCAACAACTTCGACCGCAAAGAGAAGAAGCTCTGGAGCGACCGCGGTGATGGCGACAAGATCATCGGCTTCACCGGCTACTCGCAGCACGACGAGGCGCAGTTCGTCGCCGACGAGATCGAAGCGATCCACCGTGCGGGCACGCCCTACTCCGAGATGGCGGTCTTCTACCGCACGAACTCGCAGTCGCGTGCGTTGGAAGAGATCTTCATCCGCTCGGCCGTCCCGTACAAGATCATGGGCGGCACGAAGTTCTACGAGCGCGCCGAGATCAAAGACGCGCTCGCGTATCTCGTGGCCGTCGCCAACCCCGCCGATTCGATGGCGCTGCGGCGCATCCTCAACAAACCGCGCCGGGGCATCGGCGACGTGACCGAGACAGCGATCGCACGCTTCGCGGATGACCAAGGCATCACCTTCCGTGAGGCTCTGTCGCGTCCGGCCGAGCTCGGGGTCGGCCCCAAGCTGCAGGCCGCCATCGCACAGCTCGACGAGACACTCACGGCCGCATCCGTGCTCATGCTCCCGCCCAGCGGCGAGCTCGCACCGCCCACGGCCGTCGCCGAAGGACTCACGCTTCTGCTGACGCAGAGCGGCTACTTCGAGTCGCTGCGCGCGAGCCGTGACCCGCAAGACGAGGCCCGTCTTGAGAACCTCGACGAGCTCGTCGCCGTCGCGCGCGAGTTCGCACGAAACAACCCTGAGGGCACCGTCATCGACTTCCTCACCGAGGTCGCGCTCGTCTCCGACGCCGACGACCTCGACGACTCCTCCGGGTCGGTGTCGCTCATGACGATGCACACCGCGAAGGGCCTCGAGTACGACGCCGTCTTCGTCACGGGTGTTGAAGAAGATCTCATCCCGCACCGCATCTCTGCGGGCGAACCGGGCGGACCGCAGGAAGAGCGGCGCCTCTTCTATGTCGGCATCACCCGTGCGCGCAAGCGTCTGCATCTCTCGCTGGCCATGACTCGCGCCCAGTTCGGAGAGATCTCCGCCGCGATGCCCAGTCGCTTCCTCCAGGAGATTCCCGCCCACATCATCGACTGGCGGCAGTCGCCGGGCGACGTCAACTCCCGCGGCGGAACACAGTCGCGCGCCCTTAACGGGCGCCGACCCGGGGGCGGCTACGGCGGTTCCGGTGGCGGCTTCGGCGGCTCGGGGAGCGACCGTTTCGCGCCCCGGGAGCTGCCCAAGAGCTCGCTCAAGCCACTGTCGACCTCGATGGATCGGTTCCCGAACCGCGTGCCTGCCAAGGTGCGTGACAACGGCGACCTCGAACTCGCCGCCGGCGACCGCATTCGTCATGACGACTTCGGCGAGGGCCGCGTCGATGCCGTGACCGGTGAGGGCGCGAAGCGCATCGCCCACGTGCGATTCGACACGGCGGGGCTGAAGAAGCTGCTCATCAAGATCGCGCCGATCCAGAAGCTGTAG
- a CDS encoding SseB family protein has protein sequence MALFSRRSKSDNAASEADAAENATTEASVSGAPAPVTAEEPSTPDVPNVSISMETFRGVGAASTPAPTPQAPPVRPATPALPLAPADPPEQTETVPGMKDNVLLREALAELGEAPTNEQLLGVLRQTLQGHLYLRVQGDAQEQINAGQPLAIAVAREGENQFMLAYSSAGAVKASVLLESDPTATSAVAQPVHAVFSQLLAGPFAGVVLDTASAPHRAVFPRELIEKAMNQADPGFALKTQLATPRDASSEARVGEELATARLWVAVATGQEEGQFGIAEAQTADGSRLLQLFSHPLEIIALGRGEQPMPFTAEQLGTVLAQHAELDGVLIDAAGPTIAVRRAALGAVIALAKPQEDGAAEPAAE, from the coding sequence ATGGCTCTTTTCTCGCGTCGCTCCAAGTCCGACAACGCTGCGTCCGAGGCGGACGCTGCGGAGAACGCGACGACGGAGGCATCCGTCTCCGGGGCGCCCGCCCCCGTGACAGCAGAAGAGCCCTCGACCCCGGACGTGCCCAACGTCTCCATCTCGATGGAGACGTTCCGCGGCGTAGGAGCGGCATCGACGCCGGCGCCCACCCCGCAGGCGCCCCCGGTGCGACCAGCCACGCCCGCGCTGCCCCTCGCTCCCGCCGACCCGCCGGAGCAGACCGAGACGGTTCCGGGCATGAAAGACAACGTGCTGCTGCGCGAGGCGCTCGCAGAGCTCGGCGAGGCGCCCACCAATGAGCAGCTCCTCGGCGTGCTGCGTCAGACCCTTCAGGGGCACCTCTACCTGCGAGTGCAGGGCGACGCACAAGAGCAGATCAACGCCGGTCAGCCGCTCGCGATCGCCGTCGCGCGCGAGGGCGAGAACCAGTTCATGCTGGCCTACAGCTCGGCAGGAGCGGTGAAGGCCTCGGTGCTGCTCGAGAGCGACCCGACGGCCACATCCGCGGTGGCTCAGCCCGTCCATGCCGTGTTCTCGCAGCTTCTCGCCGGCCCGTTCGCGGGTGTCGTGCTCGACACCGCGTCGGCTCCGCATCGCGCGGTCTTCCCGCGTGAGCTGATCGAGAAGGCGATGAATCAGGCCGACCCCGGTTTCGCGCTCAAGACGCAGCTCGCGACACCGCGCGACGCATCCTCTGAGGCGCGTGTCGGCGAGGAACTCGCAACGGCCCGACTCTGGGTTGCGGTCGCGACGGGGCAGGAAGAGGGGCAGTTCGGCATCGCCGAAGCACAGACCGCTGATGGCTCCCGCCTGCTGCAACTGTTCTCGCACCCCCTGGAGATCATCGCACTCGGGCGTGGAGAGCAGCCGATGCCCTTCACCGCGGAGCAGCTGGGCACGGTTCTCGCCCAGCACGCCGAACTCGATGGCGTTCTGATTGACGCAGCGGGCCCCACGATCGCGGTACGCCGCGCCGCTCTCGGCGCGGTCATCGCGCTCGCGAAGCCCCAGGAGGATGGCGCAGCGGAGCCCGCAGCCGAATAG
- a CDS encoding SipW-dependent-type signal peptide-containing protein encodes MSKNNNRRKVLAVLAGGLVLGVGAAVTLAAWNDSEFATGTFTAGSFDLEGSITSGTTGFANHNTAGTAQALSFTLPAGVVNNMSPGQTVYAPFWVRLAANTTSDATVIPAAITAGTGGNEANMSYSISVIGVAETCNQTTAAAGTTIATGSTLSALTGAASTALVKGSPTTAAGTAIQMCFAVTAGNQASLVQGASATATWRFEATSTN; translated from the coding sequence ATGTCTAAGAACAACAATCGCCGCAAGGTGCTGGCCGTGCTCGCGGGCGGGCTTGTCCTCGGGGTCGGCGCTGCTGTGACGCTTGCTGCCTGGAACGACTCCGAGTTCGCTACCGGAACCTTCACCGCCGGCAGCTTTGACCTCGAAGGCTCCATCACCAGCGGAACGACCGGGTTCGCGAACCACAACACGGCGGGCACCGCTCAGGCGCTGTCGTTCACGTTGCCCGCGGGCGTCGTGAACAACATGTCTCCCGGCCAGACCGTGTACGCGCCGTTCTGGGTGCGGCTGGCGGCGAACACGACGAGCGATGCCACCGTGATACCTGCGGCCATCACCGCCGGCACCGGAGGCAACGAGGCGAACATGTCGTACTCGATCTCCGTCATCGGCGTCGCGGAGACGTGCAATCAGACCACAGCCGCCGCGGGCACGACCATCGCGACGGGATCCACGCTCTCGGCGCTGACCGGTGCCGCATCCACCGCGCTCGTGAAGGGCTCGCCGACCACGGCCGCCGGCACCGCGATCCAGATGTGCTTCGCCGTCACGGCGGGGAACCAGGCGTCGCTGGTGCAGGGAGCCTCGGCGACGGCCACATGGCGATTCGAAGCGACCTCGACGAACTGA
- a CDS encoding SipW-dependent-type signal peptide-containing protein: MRAVLAGGLVFGVGAAATLASWTDQEVATATITAGTFAIESRTNLGAFEDSPHTPALTLPLGATGLYPGEKRAAWIQIQNKGSVPGTVSLSGVTVVGADNVSAPTGNSANLQNVLKVGVAVTTTTNGAVAPSCTTATPTTSVATGATVVPAPVATGALAANRGNIVSFCVVVEFPVTAGNNTQGGDVRPTWTFTATTPTT; the protein is encoded by the coding sequence GTGAGAGCAGTGCTTGCCGGAGGCCTGGTCTTCGGTGTCGGGGCTGCCGCGACGCTCGCTTCCTGGACTGATCAGGAGGTCGCGACGGCGACCATCACGGCAGGGACCTTCGCGATCGAATCGCGTACGAACCTCGGAGCCTTCGAGGATTCGCCGCATACACCTGCGCTGACTCTGCCTCTCGGGGCAACCGGACTGTATCCGGGTGAGAAGCGTGCCGCGTGGATCCAGATCCAGAACAAGGGGTCCGTGCCCGGCACGGTCAGTCTCAGCGGGGTGACGGTGGTCGGTGCGGACAACGTGAGCGCGCCGACAGGCAACAGCGCGAACCTGCAGAACGTGCTGAAAGTGGGAGTCGCAGTGACGACCACCACCAATGGCGCGGTTGCTCCCTCCTGCACGACGGCGACGCCGACGACATCCGTCGCCACCGGAGCGACCGTCGTGCCCGCTCCGGTGGCCACGGGGGCGCTGGCGGCGAATCGCGGCAACATCGTCTCCTTCTGCGTCGTCGTCGAGTTCCCGGTGACCGCGGGCAACAACACGCAGGGCGGCGATGTACGACCCACCTGGACCTTCACGGCGACCACGCCGACGACCTGA
- a CDS encoding signal peptidase I has translation MLRMLRAVGRGIREGLLTLAAAGGVICMVLVVLAFTGGFSLMMFKTGSMAPTIPAGSVALVQEIPAAQIVVGDIVTVAREDELPVTHRVTSVASGDDPDARVITMRGDANDVDDPVAYVVSDVRIVRGSLPHLANVVVWLAQPLVLGGITLGAALLVGWAFWPRSRREESDAAASDLPADEAGADGAFGGDEPVPVGAGLRRDRRT, from the coding sequence ATGCTGCGGATGCTGCGCGCTGTCGGGCGCGGGATACGAGAAGGACTCCTCACTCTGGCCGCCGCGGGCGGTGTGATCTGCATGGTCCTGGTCGTGCTGGCGTTCACCGGCGGCTTCTCGCTCATGATGTTCAAGACCGGATCGATGGCGCCGACGATCCCGGCGGGCTCGGTCGCGCTCGTGCAGGAGATCCCGGCTGCCCAGATCGTCGTCGGCGACATCGTGACGGTTGCCCGCGAGGATGAGCTCCCGGTCACACACCGGGTCACGAGCGTCGCATCCGGCGATGATCCTGACGCGCGCGTGATCACCATGCGCGGTGATGCAAACGATGTCGACGACCCCGTGGCCTACGTCGTCTCGGACGTGCGCATCGTGCGCGGCTCCCTCCCGCACCTGGCGAACGTGGTCGTCTGGCTCGCTCAGCCCCTCGTGCTCGGCGGCATCACGCTCGGAGCGGCGCTCCTGGTCGGGTGGGCGTTCTGGCCGCGTTCCCGAAGAGAGGAGTCGGATGCTGCGGCATCCGATCTCCCGGCCGATGAGGCGGGCGCCGATGGCGCATTCGGCGGAGACGAGCCGGTGCCCGTGGGGGCGGGTCTGCGGAGGGATCGTCGGACATGA
- a CDS encoding YqaJ viral recombinase family protein produces MTPELEARIVADSRDRVAWLRARSRGITATDVANLTSPASIARAAEAKLGGGARFMGNAYTDHGRRREPEIAAWVAATHGILPSSALFRAEVEHRHLATPDGIAVDGDGRIVLAEIKTTNKAWRSVPRTYLRQVWWQQHVLGAERTLVVWEQHDDFVPVDDEPRCTWIDRDETEIAKLVGLATSLIDELYQRTTGRAAPARVSPAPASRREELRERDAFRALALMD; encoded by the coding sequence GTGACCCCCGAACTCGAAGCCCGAATCGTCGCGGACTCCCGCGACCGGGTCGCCTGGCTTCGGGCGCGCTCGCGCGGGATCACTGCGACGGATGTCGCGAACCTCACCAGCCCCGCCTCCATCGCCCGCGCGGCGGAGGCGAAACTCGGCGGGGGCGCCCGTTTCATGGGGAACGCCTACACCGACCATGGCCGCCGGCGAGAGCCCGAGATCGCGGCCTGGGTCGCCGCGACCCACGGCATCCTCCCCTCTTCTGCGCTGTTCCGCGCCGAGGTCGAGCACCGTCATCTCGCCACCCCCGACGGCATCGCGGTGGACGGTGACGGACGCATCGTGCTGGCCGAGATCAAGACGACGAACAAGGCCTGGCGTTCCGTGCCGCGCACCTACCTCCGCCAGGTGTGGTGGCAGCAGCACGTGCTGGGCGCCGAGCGCACCCTCGTCGTCTGGGAGCAGCACGACGACTTCGTGCCTGTCGACGACGAGCCCCGATGCACCTGGATCGACCGCGACGAGACCGAGATCGCGAAGCTCGTCGGACTCGCCACCTCCCTCATCGACGAGCTCTACCAGCGCACCACGGGGCGCGCCGCACCGGCTCGCGTCTCTCCTGCTCCTGCCAGCCGCCGTGAGGAGCTGCGCGAGCGAGATGCGTTCCGCGCGCTCGCACTGATGGACTGA
- the rplJ gene encoding 50S ribosomal protein L10 — protein MAQKDASVAELTKNFENSNAVLLTEYRGLTVAQLKELRNNLRQDANYAVVKNTLTKIAANNAGITSLDDDLKGPSAVAFVHGDFVTAAKALRDFAKANPLLVIKGGVFEGTALNADEVNKYASLESREVLLAKAAGMMKATMGKAAATVDALREKLETAEAA, from the coding sequence ATGGCGCAGAAGGATGCATCGGTTGCCGAGCTCACGAAGAACTTCGAGAACTCGAACGCCGTCCTGCTGACCGAGTACCGCGGTCTGACGGTTGCCCAGCTCAAGGAGCTGCGTAACAACCTTCGTCAGGACGCGAACTACGCCGTGGTGAAGAACACGCTGACCAAGATTGCTGCGAACAACGCAGGAATCACGTCGCTGGACGACGACCTCAAGGGTCCGTCGGCTGTGGCGTTCGTGCACGGTGACTTCGTCACCGCTGCAAAGGCTCTGCGTGACTTCGCCAAGGCCAACCCGCTTCTCGTGATCAAGGGTGGCGTCTTCGAGGGCACCGCTCTCAACGCTGACGAGGTCAACAAGTACGCCTCGCTGGAGAGCCGTGAGGTTCTGCTGGCAAAGGCCGCGGGCATGATGAAGGCGACGATGGGCAAGGCTGCGGCCACCGTCGACGCTCTTCGCGAAAAGCTGGAGACCGCCGAGGCCGCGTAA
- the rplL gene encoding 50S ribosomal protein L7/L12, which produces MAKLTTEELLEQFAGLTLIELSEFVKAFEEKFDVTAAAPVAVAGAAGGAGAAEAEEEKDSFDVILESAGDKKIQVIKTVRELTSLGLGEAKAVVDGAPKAVLEGANKETAEKAKAALEEAGATVTLK; this is translated from the coding sequence ATGGCGAAGCTCACCACTGAGGAGCTGCTTGAGCAGTTTGCTGGCCTGACGCTCATCGAGCTCAGCGAGTTCGTGAAGGCGTTCGAGGAGAAGTTCGACGTCACCGCTGCTGCCCCCGTCGCCGTTGCCGGCGCTGCTGGTGGCGCTGGCGCTGCTGAGGCTGAGGAAGAGAAGGACTCCTTCGACGTCATCCTCGAGTCGGCTGGCGACAAGAAGATCCAGGTCATCAAGACGGTCCGCGAGCTCACCTCGCTCGGCCTCGGCGAGGCCAAGGCTGTCGTCGACGGTGCACCCAAGGCTGTGCTCGAGGGCGCAAACAAGGAGACCGCCGAGAAGGCCAAGGCTGCTCTCGAAGAGGCTGGCGCAACGGTTACCCTCAAGTAA
- a CDS encoding LacI family DNA-binding transcriptional regulator produces the protein MSTLADVAARAGVSKSTASRALNGSGYVSAETHARVTRAAQELGFVAHPGAASLATGRTQTVAVILPRADRWYFAELLDGVQEELLTGGLDLMLYNGADGSEGRARMLDHAISRRRFDGVIAVGIEPEAHEIERLLKARRPIVTIGPHSEGASSIMLDDRLTAHVATEHLIDLGHTDIAFLGGPADPQRAGFGDALRIRGYLDAMAEAGLEDAARIVPAESSVPGGYAAAGDLLGNKRTRPTGLLAVCDETAVGAMIAARRMAISIPGELSVVGIDDHQYAEMFGLTTMRQHPREQGRTAVRLLQERMQNPDAPLARRVEASALVVRNSTAPRG, from the coding sequence ATGTCCACACTCGCCGATGTCGCCGCGCGCGCCGGCGTCTCGAAGTCGACGGCCAGTCGCGCGCTCAACGGCTCCGGATACGTCTCCGCCGAGACACACGCGCGTGTCACCCGTGCCGCGCAAGAGCTCGGATTCGTCGCTCACCCGGGAGCGGCGAGCCTGGCCACCGGACGCACCCAGACCGTGGCGGTGATCCTGCCCCGCGCAGACCGCTGGTACTTCGCCGAGCTCCTCGACGGCGTGCAGGAGGAGCTCCTCACGGGCGGACTCGACCTCATGCTGTACAACGGCGCCGACGGCAGCGAAGGCCGGGCGCGCATGCTCGACCACGCCATCTCACGGCGACGCTTCGACGGTGTCATCGCCGTCGGCATCGAGCCGGAGGCCCACGAGATCGAGAGGCTGCTGAAGGCCCGGCGCCCCATCGTCACGATCGGCCCGCACAGCGAGGGGGCGAGCTCGATCATGCTCGATGATCGCCTCACTGCTCACGTCGCGACGGAGCATCTGATCGACCTCGGTCACACCGACATCGCGTTCCTCGGCGGCCCCGCTGACCCCCAGCGGGCGGGCTTCGGCGACGCGCTGCGCATCCGCGGCTACCTCGACGCGATGGCGGAGGCAGGCCTCGAGGATGCGGCGCGCATCGTCCCCGCAGAGTCCTCCGTGCCCGGAGGATACGCAGCAGCCGGAGATCTCCTCGGCAACAAGCGCACGCGGCCGACGGGACTGCTGGCGGTGTGCGATGAGACCGCGGTGGGGGCGATGATCGCGGCGCGGCGGATGGCGATCTCGATCCCCGGCGAACTGAGTGTCGTGGGAATCGACGATCACCAGTACGCGGAGATGTTCGGGCTGACGACGATGCGTCAGCATCCTCGGGAACAGGGGCGCACGGCGGTGCGGCTGCTGCAGGAGCGCATGCAGAACCCGGATGCACCGCTCGCTCGCCGGGTGGAGGCATCCGCTCTCGTGGTGCGGAACTCGACAGCCCCCCGAGGCTGA